The Lynx canadensis isolate LIC74 chromosome D2, mLynCan4.pri.v2, whole genome shotgun sequence DNA segment CCAGGTTTGTTCAACATCCAGGTGAAGAGTTACAGGCCCTGTGTCTACCAGTAAGCACCTGGCTTTTGCTACTCCAAAAGTTCTGGATCGTGAATGTCAGTCCAAAACACTTCCCTGAGCAGCTGCTTCATGAGGGAGGGGCGGGGATATGAGAGGCATTGCACATGGCTGCTGGCCTTGGTCAACTCACCATAGCTTCTATCTAGAGAAAGGCCCCCATCAGTGAAATCAGGTGGTGCAGGTTGCTATGAGAGCAAGGGAGAATTTCACCCAGTCTGCaaccttcccccccacccaaaacaacaacaacaaacaaacaaacaaacaaacaactggcCCACCAGTCTCTTTTCTCCACCtacccagtttgttctcaggggACCCAAAATTGCACTATTGGCCCAAGCtaccaataaatagaaaaagtaaatctgctgcaaaaatcaatgaattgcAAGGAGATGAACAAAAGAGgcttatttcttccttaataCTCCTACTCGCCTACCCCGCCCCGTATACACCTATGCTTTTCCAAGGACAAGCAACTTGTTACTCGTCCCCAGAGACATGACCACGCTGGGTGATGGAGCATAAGGGTGGAAAATgcactctccctccttctctccccgaGAGAACCCAGATACATTTCCCAGAGGCTCGGCATGCCAGCTGGGACTTTTTGGAAGATCTCAAAGGCCCAGCCTGTTAGGGGTACGCTGTGGTCCACGGGCTGAGGGGTCCACCAGGCCAGGCTCCCTGGTGACCAGGTGTTTGAGGAGCGGGTGGTGGCAGTTCTCACCCACCCACAAAGCCACTGGCTCTCCCCTGAGTTCTGAGGACTTCTGGAAAACCAGAGCTAGAAGGACCAGATGGCTAGTGGGTCCCGAAGGGTTAAATCTCCATGCACAGAAAGCCCGGATGTCCAGATGACCCATTTCTGCACACTGCCCGCGGCCCCCGGCACATTTCTGCCTCCCAGCTGTGGGGGCCATGGCCTCTTTCCTGAGGTTGCCAGAATCTGGGCAATTAGTTCCAATTGTGAGGTGGTTTTCCTGATTCCAACGCTTGGccctgaaaaggaagagaaaagaacgGAATGTATTTGCTAATTTCGTAGGCAGCGAGCAGCTGTCAGATGCTATGGGGGTTTATTCTATTTCGTTCTTGCTAACTTTCCCCAAATTTCCAGCTTCCATTGTCTGAGTTCTGAgcaaggaggaggctgggagatATAGCTGTCATACCTGTGTGGCAGGATATTCAGAGGCtgaactagaattttaaaatacggcagttaaaattaagataaattgcTACATCAATACAAAGAAAAGTCTGAGTCAGTAGGCTCCAAATTGACTCCCTTTTGAAAAATCATGTCAGTTAGATCTTACCAAGAGTCTAAAACAAAGCCTAACCTGACTGTCACTTTGTAGTTTACTCTGAACAAGAGGAATGTTCACCATTTGCAAACGTACATCCATTTACAGCATTTAATAAGTGTATAAAGCAGAAATATTCTCCAGGGCACTTCAGAGGTGGCATTTTCCCCACACTGAAATGTCTTATTTTCTAGTTAAGTATCCAAATTATTTCTTATTGGCTAAACACCGAGTTTGTTTGGTCCCCAGCACATTTCTGATTAGACCTTCGAGCTTCCTCCTTGGTGTCCAGGGAGGAGCAATGCTTCCTCGTGGTGACGGCTGGAAACTCTCCAGACCCCGCACCGCTGAATACGTGTGTCCTTCTTCCCGTTTTTGTCCTACTCCTGCTCTGGTGTCGTCATCCACCAGTTCCAAAGCAGGTGTGTGCTACCCGAGAGCAATGAAAATCTCAGCCTGAGCTCAGGGCCCTCAGAACAGCCCGACCCCAGTGGCTGCCCTGGAGGGCGTGTGGTGCCCGGAGGGCAGGTGGCCATCGGACCCTGGCCGTCCCCACCCAGGCAATCGGCGGTGGCGGGAAGGACCACATTTTTAGTTTAACCTATGTCATTAGATTTCTTACCTGGGATGCGTCACACAGAGAGCTGTGCTAAGGACTTGGCCCTGCCCGTGGGTCATTAGCAGAAGTCCAGGTACCGCTGGGCACAAGGGGACTGGCCGTGTGGGAGGTGAACTTTGCTCTCAGGCCCGCCTCTCACCGAGGAGCAAAATGTTCTCCAGCCAGGGGCGGTGACGTCATCGTGTCCATGTCGCTGGGCTGGGAACCCCCCTCTTCTGCCCTCTGTGCTCCCCCACAGGGCTCCCAGGGCTGCACGGGGCGGTGTCCAAGTCTCTGCTCTTGTTTTCACCAGTTTGGTTTCTGCAGCCTCTCGCTGTCCACTGTCCAGTGACAGGAAGTCTGTCTCCCTCCTAGAGGACGGCTGATTAACAGCCACAAATCTGAATTCGCAATGTAGATGTTCGGACCCCGGGAGAGCTGTGCCCTCTGGCCAGCATGTTTTGAAGCTTGGAGTCAGAGTAAAGTGTGTACAGAGCTGGGGTCAGGCTGGCAGGAGCTTTGGAATCATGCCTGACAAAGAACATTCCGGAGACGCGGGCTGTCAATCACACTGGGGTTTCGATCTCTCTTCAAATACCTGAAAGGCTGTCAGGCAGAGCGGAGCAAGGGGATTCTGTGTTGCTCCAGAGGAAGCATCAGGACTCTGGGCAGAAGTCCTGGAGATACGCATCTGGGCACAGCATGATGAAGAGATTTCGAATAATTGAGGCGACACAGTGATGAGAAGGAGACACCTTGCAAAGAGAGGGCCCCTTGCCGCTAGGACGCTCCTCCCTGGTGCGCACAAGGCCCTGGGGCTCCTGTTCTTTGAAGCATTGGGACCAAAGACACAGACAAGGGGCCCCCGAGCCCTGGGACAAGGGATCTTTCCTGGCCCTTCTGGTTTCTGTTCTTTAAAGCTGCTCTGTGGTGAGGCTCTGAGTggctctctgctctttcccaggGGCCTGAGaaacaggaagggaaagaagaaggctTTTACTTTCTCTTACCAGCCCCCTAGTCACGGTTCTTACATCTGGCAACTCCCAAGGATTTTGTTAGCGTGTTACTAGGAGCTCGGAAATCTTTTTCCCCGATTATTTTTTCTGTACGTCGCCGTGGCTTTCACAGGACATCTTGGTAAACACTTTAGTTGATGTGGTGGCAGTCACCGGGGCCCCAAAACGCACCGGTAGCCTTTGGAGACGTTCTGTAAGTGCCTGGCTGGGGTTACAGGTAAGCGTGGGGACACGTGCCTCCGGTCACCGGTCGTTTGGTGTCGTAAACAGAGGAGCGAGCAGAGGAAGCAGGGACACGGGGAGGGTGGCTGGTTGCGGTTAGAAACAGCAGGATGGCAAAAGCAGGAACTGATGGCCAGGGGCCCAGGGCATCTGTGTTTCGGATACGAGTGCGTATTCATGTCTGGAGCCCCTCTGCACGTAAGAGATATACGCGCGTTTTATAAAATGCTGTCAGGACCCAGAGGAATTCAGCTCGGAGAGAATTCTGATGGTTCACCCAAGGTCCATCCTCCGCATGCATTCGAGCCACGTGGGCCCTGGGTCCTCTCCGGCTCCGGGGAAGTGAAGTCGGGAAGTGTGGAGACACCTCACTTGTCCACACAGCAGTCCTCTGCCTGTCTCCAGGGCCAGCTACCTGGTCACCATCAGCTCCTCTCCTCCTGGCCTTCTCTGTAACGGGCCGACCTCCGAAATCTCAGCCTCTACCAGATCCTCTCTGTCACAGGTTTTCAGAGTGGCCTCCTGTAAGTTCCCCCAAGTGGAAGCATCGTAGTGCTCTGAGCGGGGGGGACACTGTCCGTGATGATGTGGAAATGCCCATGGGAGGCGTCTGAGGCCAGAACGCACTGAGGAGGGCCGTCCAGCCCTGTAGCAGCTCTATCGAGGAGGGCACCCTCTTTCCTCTGGGAAATTGAAATTGGGACGGTCCTGTGGTTACACACATTCAAGGGGGGCCTGAGCATCGTGAGGCCCCGCCCCTTCCTGCTCCCGCACACCGAGATGCCCCCTGCAGCTCCTAACCCCGGTGCCCAAGCGGATGGAGTCCAAGAGCCACCCGGGTGGCGGGGAGCGGCCCTCCCGTCTGTAGGGCTGGGGTTTGCATTTTGCGCTCCGTGCTGACCCAACGCTGCTTTAGTTCTAGAGAAGTTGAACAATTCTTCCCGAAGAACGCTGCACCTGGTGGCCGTCCTGCTGCTGGTGCTCAGCCTGTGCACGTCGCTGCTGAGTTCCGGGTTCACCTTCTACAACAGCATCAGCAACCCCTACCAGACATTCCTGGGGCCCGTGGGCGTGTACACCTGGAGTGGCCTTGCTGGTGAGTGTCGCCGGGAGCACCCGGCGCTCAGCTGGGAAGCACGTCCCCGGCGTCTCTGCGTCTCTGAATCTGGCACACACAGGAGCCCACGTGGCCACCGCCGGGCTGTAGAAACTGAGGAGACCTAGTAGGTGCCAAGCTGCGTGCTGCGGCCTGGGCTCTCCTTCTGCCCATCTGCAGCGTTGTTAAGCATCCTGggaaataaaatggttttaaatgcACCGGTGAGAGGCAAGGGGCCAGATGGGGGCAGGATGTGATGTGTTAAAATGCGTAACAGATGCCAGTCTCTGCTCTCGAGTGTAGAACGTAAGGAGTTAAACATGATGCTTCTAAGTCCACAAAACATTCATCTGTGACAACAAAACTCCTGTAGCGTGTTTAACTCCAAGTGGGGTTCCGTGTAAGGTATagaggtgcacacacacacacacacacacgctcatacATACACCGGtgacaaacacacatacatacacaagtgtgcacacgcatgcacataccAACATggatatgcacacacatgcacacatacacagttgtgtgcgcacacacatacacaggtgcgcacacacacacatcggtgtgcacacacacaaatgtatacacatatatgcacacaaacacatacttCTACATGCATACATGTGCACGTATgatcacacacatacacccatgtgcatgcatgcacacccacacatatgcacacatctaaacacatacacacagatgtgcacacacacagaagtgcatgcatgcatacacagatgcacatacacaaacatgtacacacgcacacacgtacacacagtcacacacacacacacacacttatttacTCTCCTTCTCACCTCCAAGTAACAACAGTCAATGTGGGCTAGAACCCAAACATGACACCTCTGTATGGCTGTGCCACAGAGGACCGCAAAGAAGGTCATTTAGAGGATCTGGGGCCAACACCCTTCTTGCGGGTGATGTGTGAGCCCCGGTTGATTCTGTGCagtgtgactggcttattttacttgtttactggtccaggctggggtggggggtgcagcgCAGATGGGAAGTGCATCCCAGCTTGAGTCACAGCGTGTGTGGCTCTCGCTGGGTTTTCGCCAGGCTCTGCAGCTGCCGTAAATGCCCAAAGGCCTGCTCAGTGGGGGGCCTCCTTGCCCTCGCCAGGTGGCCAGgcttcttctgctttctctctctctccaccatgaAAACCTGATCTCGAGAAAGGATCTGAAGAAGTCTGTCCTCCCCTTGGGAGGACTCTGGATGTGGTTTCATCTAAGTTCTAGGTAGTGCATTTTAACCCCGGGCCCGGAACTTTCCAGCACAGGAAAGGTGGTCTGGTATCAGGAAGCCTCAAGGAGGACTCGGGGctgcttccttctgtccttctgtgaGAGGCCATCCTTGCACAGGCCGGATTCAGGTGGCGGGAAGAGGTCCCCGGGTCTCTGAGCTGTGGCTCTcagcagtggtgtgctggagAAGAACAGGGCtcttggggggcagggtgggtgggaaaGGATGCCCTGGCTGGAGCCCAGGCAGCTCCAAGTGGTAAGGACACTTCCGCCTTCTTCACACTAATAGTTGAGGAGCCAGCCCCAGACGGCATGAAACAGGGGAAATCCAAGCAGCTGGACGCTCACAAATGGGATGCTCTTAAGAGTCCCATTCATAATCGGCAAGCCAGGTCAGAGGCGGGAACCAGGAACGCCTGTACGGGCACACTGCATACCCACCCCTCGGCTCTGAGGATTGGGGTTGGGCTGCTTTAGCCACATTCATGCATGACttgccctttcctttcttcctgtggtTGTATTACCTGGTGGTAAACACAAGCCAACCCCCCGAGTTAAAGGGCATCCACCGTGGGCCAGGCCCCACAGTGCTGTGGAATGAGTGTTCCTGCATCAGCTTTCCCCAAGAGTCATGCTAAGGGACTCGCTTACAAACTCAGATATCCTCACCCAAAGGCCAGGCTTCCTTTCCCCAAGCTCTTTCTACCACTACAACTCACCTCGGTCAAACCAAAGGCAGGGCTCATTGGCACTCTTTgccagggtaaaaaaaaaaaaaaaaaaaaaaaaaaaagattattttaatttttgctcaggtaattaagaaactaaaaaaggcAGTGGCTTCAGGTGCAGCTGGATTCTGGGTCTCGACCCACGCCCTCAGAACAGATGCCTTGCAGGTTGCTTCTCTCTTGATTTTCCCAGTGTTCTCTCTGGTGTTAAGCAGCAGACAGCAGACAGGTCCCCTTAAAGTCAGGATGTTGGCCAACAACCCCTTTCTTCTGAAAGGActtcttttcccccaaatctgaCTCTCCCTGGAATTGTCCTTCCCCGGCCCTGGAACAACCTCCATGGAGTTGAACTCATTGGCTGACTCAGCCAACGGCTGGGACGCCTGACCCCTTGGAGCGGGGGCTGGGGGCGTCTTCAAGAGGGAAATAAGGACCTAGATTGGATACGGGGTCGTAGGGACAAAACGGGACGATGTCGCCACTCTACAGCCTGCAGGTCTCAAAGCCCATTGCCTCATAGACCCTGTTTCTGTAAAGCTGGAGCTTTAGGCTCTGTCTCCACAGCTGAGTATGCACTGGCTCTTTACGTGGTGGAGGCCGATGCACGTTtgtggaagaaaacaagaaaaacaccAGGCCGGCGGCCTTCCCCTCAACCCCTCCATCCCCACCTACTTGTAACAACAAAGCTTGGTCTGACGGGGAGAGAGTCGTGTGGCGTTCCTTTCCCGGCTTGGGGCAAGTTCGAACACACAGAAGAGTCTGCGGGGGAGGCAGGAAAACAGTCTGAGATGATATCCGTGTGTCAGGAGAAGGTCTGCATTCTGGCAGAGGTCACAGGGAGAGCTTTGTGGCATTGGGCTTTGTGTCTGGCCTCCTCTGAACGCCTCCCATGACTTCTTGATCCCAGAGCTCTGAGAAGCCAGGCTTTTGCCCCGGGTTTGCCTCTGGGGACTCCCGATCGTCTTCACATAGGCTTGGGCTGTGCGGAAGGTAGTGAAAACTCCTTTTCCGTGAGTCTCCGCCTGCAGTCACCTCCCAGGCTCCTGCAGTCACCTCCCAGGCTCCTGTGTCCCCTGACCCCAGCCTGCCTTTAGCACCACACTGGCCCGGCGTGGCCCAGCCCTGACCATAGTGGGTATAACCATAGGAGAATGTTGGAGCCTGAGAGAACTCTCCAGATTGTCTTCCCCCACACATTTGATCCTCAGCCAAGGAACCCAGAGAGCAGAAAGTGATGTGACAGGTCCCGTGGACTGAGGGTGACGGGCCAGGACTGGCGACAATGTCCTGAGCCTTCGGGAGATCCCCCTTCTACCTCGGGGCTCCCTTTATCCCTCTGTGAATCCCCTGTCCCCGAAGGCTGGAGAGGAGACAAGGAGAGGCATCTCCTTCATACAGGGGCTCACGTCAGCACCTGTCTGCAACAGCCCCTCCCAGTTCAAACCAAAGCCAGCACGTTCCATCGAATGAAAACGTGTGTTAACCCTGTGTTCACCCCGCCCCTTTGTGACTAAGTTTTCATAAGAACTTTCACAAGAGCGCAATGAAGGCTAATTGGAGTGTGAGACGCACAGAGCATCAGAGGAGAGGGCTCTCAGATGCACAAATTATTGAGAAGTGAAACCGTCACACTGAGGATGAAGGTCTGCCATCGGGGAGAGTCAGAGCACTCTTCTCACACAAAAGCCCACAAGCTAGAGCCTTTGGAGGCTTGGGGAAAGTCCCCGGGTGTGGGCTGCAGCCAGGACACGTTGACCACTCCCCCCAAGTCTGTCGAGTGTTGGGTAAATGCTCCCAGAGATGTGCAAACGCCACCTCCGTCGGCCTTGGAACATTGTATCAGTTCAGAGAGAACCCCGTGCCCTTTGGCcgtcaccccctccccactcccagcccagCCCTAGTTCAACCAACCATGAATCTGAATCTTCTCTTTGCCTCCAGCTGACCCCCTCTGGAAGGCTAGGAAAGAGGTCCAGGGAAGTTTACAAGTCACCCGGGGCCAGGAGGCCAGAGCCCTGGAATCCAGTTCTCTCTGACTCCAGGACTCTGTTCTCCATGGGGGCCAAGGTGGCTGTCCAGAATCGATACCAAGGCACATTCTCCAGGGGAGGACgttatgaagaataaaaaagggacgataagacaaacaaaacattctaaaatgagtttatggggtgcctgggtcgctcagatcggctaagcgcctgactcttgctttcggctcaggtcattatctcacagttttgtgaattcgagccccacgtcgggctccaagctgacagtgcagaacctgctttggattctctgtctcctcctctctctgcccttccccgacttgcACTCCCTCTGTCtcgttcaaaataaataaataaactttaaacagaataaaaataaaataaaatgagcttaGTGAGAAGACCCTTCCCAGTTAATCGCCACACTCCATCGTGTGCAGAATCAAAGTCTAGCCTCCGAGCCAGTGTCTGGGGCTCCCTGCGGTGATCTCCTCCTCTGTATTCAGTGCTCAGGACCCTCGGAGCGGCTCCCCATCAGTGGGGTCCTCTCTCACAGTCCCAGCTGCTCTGAGCTCACTGTCCCCGGGTGGGTTTGTGTAGGCTGTGTCTTCTGCTTGCAATGCTGTGTCCTCCCAGCTTCTTTGAATCCTTGTCAACTATCCAGACCTCTCTAGAAAGCTTCCTCTGACTCTCCTGTCTACTCATTCCCCAGTTCATTCAGCACAGCTCTGTGTGCACTGGGAGGGGCCATGTGACGCGCCCTCAGCGGAGCAGACCCTTCGGGATGGGCTTGAGCTGCGTGTTTGCCCTTGGCCGGACGCTGCCTGCACTGTCTTTAGCGTCTCGCGCCTAGGATCTAGCTCGTCTCTTACGTTTCTTTTACACCCTAACACCTAGAAGACCGTAACCTAGCCATCCCATAAATGCCCACAGAGCACATGTTCCACTAAGAAAGAAAGTGACATGTTATATCTAAGcgatgaatcactcaattctgctcctgaaaccattattacactgtatggtaactaacatggatttaaattttaaaaaaaagaaaagaaaggaaggaagcgaCATGAGAAAAATGCATCACAACACTTCATATTGTTCACGAACCTGAATCTTCTTTCCAGCATTGTTCGTTTTCCTGACCATGATACTGTTCGTGGCCAACACACAATCCAATCATCTCTCGGAAGAGCTGGCCCAGATGCTGTACCCACTGTATCCAACAACCACCTACAGAGGAACGACCCACAGATACGGTTACTCGTTTTGGCTCACGCTCCTCGTCATTCTTCTAAGTGTTGTCACCGTGGTCATCATCGTTTTCTACCAGAAGGCCAGGCACCAGCGGAAACAGGAGCAGAGAAAGCCAATGGAATACGCTCCCAGAGATGGAATTTTATTCTGAACTCTATGTTATGTTGTCTCATCGTTATGTCTAGTCTGTTGTACGTCAGCCCCCGAGAGGTTACTGGCTAGCTTGTCTGGGCAATCCGCATGGTTAAGGGCAGCCCTGGTTGGCTGTCACTTTGTGATAGTTTTGTATCTCGTGACACTCCTTAAATGATGTACCCTTGACCAGGTTTCTTCCCTCTAGGGTGGGGAAGATGAAAGGGAAATGTCTGCAGGCCATGCGGCGTTCAAAGCGGTAGAATGATTCCAAGACCATGGATCCTTCCAGCCGGGTCTCACTCCCTAAGATAATAAAGGTTTGTGGTACGCACCTTTACTTTAAGTAGCTCAAAGCACTTTAGCACCTAGGATCTCCTCCTCAGGAGGGACCAGGTATTttttattccactgtatgaacAAAGACTTTCAGGTACAGAGGGATTCAGAACTCATCTTTCCAGGACCAGGTGTTGGAGGCAAAAGGTGGGTGAGACTTTGGGGTAAATTCCCTGGTCCCCGGGACCCCTAGTTgctgacaaaattcaaaattagtGGCGGGTAGGAGTATTGATATATGACCTTCAAACCCATTTTTGAGGGGGCAGGGTGCAGTTTTTATATGGAAAAGACTAGGAAgtgagaagatgaagaaagacaaaaattatagcCCTGCAGCCTTCACACTAGGGAAGCTAAATGTATTTTTGGTTTAGAAGGATTGCGGTGAATTagtcaaaatgaaaatgtcacaTTGCAACAAGTTCTGGTAACCGACCCTTTGCCGTTGACACAGTCTGGTTGCCTGGGTGGGAGTGTGTCAGCCCCAGCAGAATCCGGCCCAGCCAGAGGCCAATACATGGCTTAGAGCACCGTGGCTTGCCGGCATTCCCCGAGTCGAGGCCAGGGCAGACGCAGAACACAGATGCCGGTTTGCCCTCTAGAACAGGTGGATAGAATCGATTCACAGTCTCATGAGAACACAACAGGCCACTAGGAAATTTTAGGAGAGCTCCCAAATGGATTAGACCTACTTTGCCAGTACGATATTCTTCCAGAAAATCCCTTTGAGGATCTTTTGAGCTTGAATATCCCACTAGTCAGTCAGAGTGAACACGGACAGGATTCTGAAATCATAACTCTGTCATGTCTTGACGTAACCAAAGCCAAACAGAGCAGAAGTCTCTCGGTGTAGTTTACAAAATGTCGTGTCTTTGGACGGAAAGATATATCCTGTATGAAGCTATTAGGGATTCGTGACCTTCTTGTCCTCTATTTTTTCACAATCTgtcttagaaataatattttttcattcaagaaACATGAATTGAATACCTGTGATGTGATCAGTCCTGTGCCAACCCGGATACCTGCCCCCCACGGAGCTTACTGTTGAGAAGTCAAGACAGACATTGCAAAAGCAGGTGTTACATTCCACATAAAACAGGTACTTAGTCACAAAACTGTGCTCATTCTCTGAAAAGTCAGTTCTCTATAACCACCCACCCCGAAGTCAAGGTTACTCCAATAAATTAACTTGTGCAACTTTGAGCgcattaaaaatatgattctcaacagtgaaaatgttctaaattctTTGAAGCTAAAAACATTTATGTTCTTTGAAGGTTTAATTTTATACCAGAGTGTGATAATGCAGGCAAGTCgtggaagagaaaacagataaGGGTAACAATTCCATGCAAATGGGTTGCTAACTAGGCAGGCACCCCCACCATGTGCTGGTGCAAAGGACATTATAGGATATAAAGACTGCATTTATTCATCTCAGCGTTTGAGCAGAGCCTGGTTTTGCTAGGGGACAAAGTATCTCAATCCTTAAATCACAGATGACCTATGAGGAACCATTCAAAACAGGAATCTATACAGGGAACTAGCTTGCACAATTCTGGAGATAAAGAGCATGGCTCTCCCACTATGTCTGAGGTAGAAGGTAatgaaactgtgtgtgtgttctttagaAATCTTCTTAAGGAAGAACAGAGTTTGCAGACCACTCTTGGACATAGACGTAATTCGCTGTTCTAAAATCACttaaccttggggcgcctgggtggctcagtcggttgagcgtccgacttcggctcgggtcatgatctcgcggtctgtgagttcgagccccacgtcaggctcttgtgctgacagctcggagcttggagcctgcttcggattctgtgtctccctctctctctgaccctcccccgttctgctctgtctctctctgtctcaaaaataaataaacattaaaaaaaaattaaattaaaaaaatacaataaaatcacTTAACAAATGTGCATCACGTCTGTTGTAATGGACCCACATGAAACACTATGGAGGGCTGAGCTATTCTACGGAATTGGAATGTTTCAGCGGTCATGATATGAGTCCCTAATTAACCCGTGTGGTCCTGTTAGGATGAGCTAGATGGCAAGGTTCGTCcacatttgcaaaaataaaaaagtcatgcAGAATATTGTGCTCCTCCATTTTATAAGAACACAGGGTCCACGATGATAATTTTAGGGAAATTAATACTTTGCACTAATGTGAAAGTGAtgaggctcccctccccctccccagtga contains these protein-coding regions:
- the CLRN3 gene encoding clarin-3 yields the protein MPTKKKTLMFLSSFFTSFGSFIVVCSMLGTQEWVSSQIAISDSSSNGSLVITYGLFQGKSHQEFSHGLEESQKGFEVLEKLNNSSRRTLHLVAVLLLVLSLCTSLLSSGFTFYNSISNPYQTFLGPVGVYTWSGLAALFVFLTMILFVANTQSNHLSEELAQMLYPLYPTTTYRGTTHRYGYSFWLTLLVILLSVVTVVIIVFYQKARHQRKQEQRKPMEYAPRDGILF